From the genome of Rhodospirillales bacterium, one region includes:
- a CDS encoding glutamate-5-semialdehyde dehydrogenase: MNREVAPVRAAPVGEDTVRTMMAELAAAARAAAGALARTSTEAKNDALRAAAGAIRQRREHILAANARDVEEASGLTDALVDRLRLDDDRVEGIAASLEQVAALPDPVGSEAARWFNEANGLDIARVRVPLGVIGIIYESRPNVTADAGALCLKSGNAVILRGGSESFHSSSALVEALGVGLRTGGIDPAAVQMVPTTDRAAAGLLITESQWIDVVVPRGGPSLIERVQRESRVPVLAHLEGLCHTYIDRAADPVMAAEIVHNGKMRRTSVCGATETVLCHRDASSGTLAQVVGRLLDSGCEVRGDTEVQRLDSRVVPAVATDWDTEYLDAIVSVRVVDDLEAAIEHIHRHGSDHTDAIVTADRRAAERFLQEVDSAIVLHNASTQFADGGEFGMGAEIGISTGRLHARGPVGLEQLTTFKYVVRGQGGVRP, translated from the coding sequence ATGAATCGAGAGGTTGCACCGGTTCGCGCAGCGCCCGTCGGGGAGGACACCGTACGCACGATGATGGCCGAGCTGGCCGCAGCGGCCCGTGCTGCTGCCGGAGCCCTGGCCCGTACCTCGACCGAGGCCAAGAACGATGCCCTCAGGGCAGCCGCGGGTGCCATCCGCCAACGCCGGGAGCACATCCTGGCTGCAAACGCCCGGGATGTTGAAGAAGCGTCCGGGCTCACGGACGCCTTGGTCGACCGGCTCCGCCTCGACGACGACCGGGTCGAAGGGATCGCGGCCAGCTTGGAGCAGGTGGCGGCCCTGCCGGATCCGGTGGGGAGCGAGGCAGCTCGCTGGTTCAACGAAGCGAACGGACTGGATATCGCGCGCGTGCGCGTGCCGCTCGGCGTAATCGGCATCATCTATGAATCGCGTCCGAACGTGACCGCTGACGCGGGAGCACTCTGTCTGAAGTCGGGGAACGCCGTCATCCTGCGGGGCGGATCGGAGAGCTTCCATTCCAGCAGCGCGCTTGTGGAGGCGCTTGGCGTGGGTCTGCGAACCGGCGGGATCGACCCGGCCGCCGTCCAGATGGTGCCGACGACGGATCGGGCAGCTGCCGGCCTTCTCATTACCGAATCGCAATGGATCGACGTGGTGGTGCCGCGGGGCGGACCCTCGTTGATCGAGCGGGTGCAGCGCGAGAGCCGCGTGCCCGTCCTCGCCCACCTGGAAGGTCTGTGCCACACCTACATTGATCGCGCGGCAGATCCTGTGATGGCTGCGGAAATCGTTCACAACGGCAAGATGCGGCGCACATCGGTGTGCGGAGCGACCGAAACGGTGCTATGCCACCGTGACGCTTCCAGTGGGACGCTCGCTCAGGTTGTCGGCCGACTGTTGGACAGTGGCTGCGAAGTACGCGGGGACACGGAAGTCCAGCGGTTGGATTCCCGCGTTGTGCCGGCCGTCGCTACCGACTGGGATACCGAATACCTGGACGCCATCGTCTCGGTCCGCGTGGTCGACGATCTCGAGGCGGCGATCGAGCACATCCACCGCCACGGCTCCGACCATACCGACGCGATCGTCACCGCCGACCGGAGAGCGGCCGAGCGCTTCCTGCAGGAAGTGGACAGTGCAATTGTCCTTCACAACGCCTCGACTCAGTTCGCCGACGGTGGTGAGTTCGGCATGGGGGCCGAGATTGGCATTTCGACGGGCCGGCTCCATGCCCGTGGCCCGGTGGGATTGGAACAGCTCACCACCTTCAAGTACGTGGTCCGAGGGCAAGGCGGAGTGCGTCCCTGA
- a CDS encoding nicotinic acid mononucleotide adenylyltransferase, translating to MSTQALARLALDEVWWLVSPQNPHKKSEGMQPFTERVKAAREVADHPRILVSDLEDRLGTIRTHATLARLRRRLPGARLVWLMGGDLPASIHLWEHWRRIFRTTGIAVLARPPYARPALTSMAFRRYRMARVRSALSVTLASRRPPAWTYLEGRRHPASGTALRAQRRSSVPPDHP from the coding sequence ATCAGCACGCAGGCCCTTGCCCGATTGGCGCTCGACGAGGTGTGGTGGCTGGTTTCCCCTCAGAACCCGCACAAGAAGTCTGAAGGCATGCAGCCCTTCACCGAACGCGTGAAGGCCGCCCGAGAAGTCGCCGACCACCCGCGGATTCTCGTCAGCGATCTCGAAGACAGGCTGGGTACCATCCGCACCCATGCCACGCTGGCCCGGTTGCGCAGGCGCCTTCCTGGCGCCCGCTTGGTATGGCTCATGGGAGGGGATCTTCCTGCTTCGATTCACCTTTGGGAGCACTGGCGCCGCATCTTTCGGACGACGGGCATTGCAGTGCTTGCGCGCCCGCCATATGCTCGTCCTGCTTTGACGAGCATGGCGTTCAGACGATATCGAATGGCTCGGGTGCGGTCCGCGTTGAGCGTCACGCTGGCCTCGCGACGCCCTCCCGCATGGACATACCTGGAGGGACGCAGACATCCCGCCTCCGGTACGGCGCTCCGGGCGCAACGCCGATCTTCCGTGCCGCCCGATCATCCATGA
- the rsfS gene encoding ribosome silencing factor, translated as MNQPAPSPASQPGSIELQDLITETLRDGSAEDIVSIDLTGKSSIADCMIIASGRSTRHVGALAERLSLALKHSGAPRLAIEGERQADWVLVDVGDVIVHLFREETRLFYNLEKMWSALPADTGTGA; from the coding sequence ATGAATCAACCGGCACCCTCACCTGCTTCGCAACCGGGAAGCATTGAGCTGCAAGATCTCATCACCGAGACGCTTCGGGACGGTTCGGCCGAAGACATCGTGAGCATCGATCTGACCGGCAAGTCGTCCATCGCCGATTGCATGATCATTGCAAGTGGTCGTTCCACCCGTCATGTTGGGGCCCTTGCCGAACGGCTGTCGCTGGCCCTGAAACACTCCGGGGCACCCCGCCTGGCAATCGAAGGCGAGCGCCAGGCTGACTGGGTACTGGTCGACGTGGGCGACGTGATCGTCCACCTTTTCCGCGAGGAAACGAGACTGTTTTACAACCTGGAGAAGATGTGGAGCGCGCTACCCGCCGACACCGGAACCGGCGCCTGA